From Scomber japonicus isolate fScoJap1 chromosome 22, fScoJap1.pri, whole genome shotgun sequence, one genomic window encodes:
- the men1 gene encoding menin, giving the protein MGLHSAQKKHFPLRGIDGVVQLFDAELRKSEPDLALLSLVLGFVEHFLAVNRVIPINVPGVRFEPLEPDCPNSCFPTVELGMISALYERFTAQIRGAVDLSQYRRTAAGSSRELVKKVSDVIWNSLSRSYFKDRAHIQSLFSLITGTKLDSSGVAFAVVAACQVLGLKDVHLALSEDHAWVIFSKNGEETAEVTWHGKGNEDRRGQTVTAGVNEKSWLYLKGSYMKCDRNMEVAFMVCAINPSLDLHTDSSELLQLQQRLLWLLYERGDLDRYPMAMGTLADLEDQDPIPGKEDPLKIHLQAVGSAQKYYNNEHIYPYMYLAGFHYRHREVRDALRAWAKAAQVMQEYNYFREDEEIYKEFFDIANDVIPTLLKETAAAAESTGEGGEGGEGADKEPKQAAALSALQDPECFAHLLRFYDGICKWEEGSPTPVLHVGWATYLVQSLSRFDAQVRQKVSIIIKELEAQDDDDQSSEDLREGRRRGPRRESKLDEQSSSPPADPSSPASQTAAAAPQPKKVGEGGGRRRSSQSLRGSDAEGKPKSPSPDSSPSPQQQQQQASPSSTGPVVAFQSEKMKGMKELLCAAKVNSSAIKLQLTAQSQVQMKRQKSTPAGDYSMSFMKRQRKSL; this is encoded by the exons ATGGGTTTACACTCAGCCCAGAAGAAGCACTTTCCCCTGCGGGGGATCGACGGCGTGGTTCAGCTCTTTGATGCTGAGCTCCGCAAGTCTGAACCCGACCTGGCCCTTCTCTCCCTGGTCCTGGGCTTTGTCGAGCACTTCCTTGCCGTGAACCGGGTCATCCCCATAAACGTTCCAGGGGTACGGTTTGAACCACTGGAGCCAGACTGTCCCAACTCGTGCTTTCCCACAGTGGAGCTGGGCATGATCTCTGCACTGTACGAGCGCTTCACAGCACAGATCCGCGGGGCGGTGGACCTGTCCCAGTACCGCAGGACTGCTGCAGGGTCCAGCAGGGAGCTGGTGAAGAAAGTGTCAGATGTGATCTGGAACAGTCTCAGTCGCTCGTACTTCAAGGACCGGGCCCACATCCAGTCCCTCTTCAGTCTCATCACTG GTACCAAACTGGACAGCTCTGGGGTGGCGTTTGCAGTGGTGGCTGCCTGCCAGGTTCTGGGTCTGAAGGATGTCCACCTGGCGTTGTCCGAGGACCACGCCTGGGTTATCTTCAGTAAAAACGGTGAAGAGACGGCGGAGGTCACATGGCACGGAAAGGGTAACGAAGACCGACGAGGACAGACAGTGACAGCAGGAGTCAATGAGAAG AGTTGGCTGTATCTGAAGGGCTCCTATATGAAATGTGACAGAAACATGGAGGTGGCCTTCATGGTTTGTGCCATCAACCCGTCACTGGACCTGCACACTGACAGCTCAGAGCTCCTGCAGCTACAGCAG AGACTCCTCTGGTTGCTGTATGAACGAGGTGACCTGGACAG GTATCCAATGGCCATGGGCACTTTGGCAGACCTTGAGGACCAGGATCCAATCCCAGGCAAAGAGGACCCACTGAAAATCCACCTCCAG gctgTGGGTTCTGCTCAGAAGTACTACAACAACGAACACATCTACCCCTACATGTACTTGGCTGGTTTCCACTACAGGCACAGAGAAGTGCGGGATGCTCTGAGGGCCTGGGCCAAGGCAGCTCAGGTCATGCAGGA GTACAACTACTTCCGTGAGGACGAGGAGATCTACAAGGAGTTCTTTGACATCGCCAACGACGTGATCCCCACTCTGCTGAAGGAGacggctgctgctgcagagagcaccggggagggaggagagggaggagaaggagctgATAAG GAGCCCAAGCAAGCAGCAGCCCTCTCAGCACTCCAAGACCCAGAATGCTTTGCCCACCTGCTGCGCTTCTATGACGGCATCTGCAAATGGGAGGAAGGCAGTCCCACACCAGTCCTTCACGTGGGCTGGGCCACCTACCTGGTCCAGTCTCTGAGCCGCTTTGATGCACAG GTGCGTCAGAAAGTGTCCATCATCATCAAAGAGCTAGAGGCTCAGGATGATGATGACCAGTCCAGCGAGGACCTCCGAGAGGGCCGCAGACGAGGCCCCAGGAGGGAGTCCAAGCTAGACGAGCAGAGTTCCTCCCCCCCTGCTGACCCCTCCTCCCCAGCCtcccaaacagcagcagcagcaccccaGCCCAAGAAGGTGGGAGAAGGAGGGGGCCGCCGCCGCTCTTCCCAGAGTTTACGGGGCAGCGACGCAGAAGGAAAACCCAAATCCCCCAGCCCAGACTCGTCGCCCTCgccccagcagcagcagcagcaggcgtCCCCCTCCTCCACCGGACCCGTGGTCGCCTTTCAGAGCGAGAAGATGAAGGGGATGAAGGAGCTGCTGTGTGCAGCCAAGGTGAACTCCAGCGCCATCAAGCTGCAGCTCACTGCCCAGTCACAGGTGCAGATGAAGAGGCAGAAGAGCACGCCTGCAGGGGATTACTCCATGTCCTTCATGAAGAGGCAGCGCAAATCACTCTAG